A single genomic interval of Acidisarcina sp. harbors:
- a CDS encoding sigma-70 family RNA polymerase sigma factor, protein MQAGTAVGNLASVIGIRQEEVVLVSELQAGSEEAYAWLIATYHQPIYSLIARTILNPADASDLTQEVFLKVFRGIKSFHGEASLRTWIYRIAIHEASNQKRWWCRHQRHEVTIESEVSEQCDGSPIALKETLIDERESPFDLAAQQEIRTRVEEELRHVPDPYRTVVILRDIEGFGYEEIAEILDINLGTVKSRLMRGRAHLKARLATFAAAAAQRPVRTAPGAISMASCTEEAAR, encoded by the coding sequence ATGCAAGCGGGAACTGCTGTGGGGAACCTTGCGAGTGTTATAGGAATCCGTCAGGAAGAAGTTGTACTCGTCTCTGAACTGCAAGCCGGTTCGGAAGAAGCCTATGCGTGGCTGATTGCAACGTATCATCAGCCCATCTACTCGCTGATTGCGCGCACGATTCTGAACCCGGCAGACGCCTCTGATCTAACGCAGGAAGTCTTCCTCAAGGTTTTCCGCGGTATTAAGAGTTTTCACGGCGAAGCCAGCCTGCGCACCTGGATTTATCGCATCGCAATTCATGAAGCCTCCAACCAGAAAAGATGGTGGTGCCGTCATCAGAGGCACGAGGTCACCATTGAATCCGAAGTAAGCGAACAATGTGATGGATCGCCCATCGCTCTCAAGGAGACTCTGATTGATGAGCGCGAATCTCCCTTTGATCTAGCCGCCCAGCAGGAGATTCGAACCCGCGTGGAAGAGGAGTTGCGGCATGTACCCGATCCCTACCGCACGGTCGTAATTCTGCGCGACATCGAGGGCTTTGGGTATGAAGAGATCGCCGAGATTCTCGACATCAACCTCGGCACCGTCAAATCACGGCTGATGCGGGGACGCGCCCATCTGAAAGCACGTTTGGCAACCTTTGCCGCGGCGGCGGCTCAACGTCCAGTTCGTACCGCGCCAGGGGCGATTTCCATGGCCTCTTGCACAGAGGAGGCCGCCCGATGA
- a CDS encoding zf-HC2 domain-containing protein, whose protein sequence is MNVCGSVRAQFSSYLDGMTTGKEMQQIASHLQSCADCSREFNEWRYTQSVLAQIGPAKAPADLALRLRVAISQERAKTPKRDLARLQLAWENSIAPFLLQASAGFASTVLLLGTVALLVGMFATPEPVEARDEPLGMATAPRFLYTASQDATTHIGERDNPVVVEAYVNGAGRVYDFHIVSGPQDPATRSALSSLLLFSVFEPARVFGEPVRGVVVLSFAGVDVRG, encoded by the coding sequence ATGAATGTATGCGGATCCGTTCGTGCGCAGTTCTCGAGTTACCTGGATGGAATGACCACCGGCAAGGAAATGCAGCAGATCGCATCGCACTTGCAAAGCTGCGCTGACTGCTCCAGGGAATTCAACGAGTGGCGTTATACCCAGTCGGTTCTTGCCCAGATTGGACCGGCAAAGGCCCCGGCCGACCTTGCGCTGCGGCTGCGTGTTGCCATCTCGCAGGAGCGGGCCAAGACTCCAAAGCGCGATCTGGCACGGCTCCAACTGGCATGGGAGAACAGCATCGCCCCATTCCTTCTGCAGGCATCGGCTGGATTTGCGAGTACCGTCCTTTTGCTGGGCACCGTTGCCCTGCTGGTTGGCATGTTTGCTACGCCAGAACCCGTAGAGGCTCGCGACGAACCTCTGGGAATGGCAACTGCTCCACGCTTCCTCTACACCGCCAGCCAGGATGCGACTACGCACATCGGAGAGCGCGACAACCCCGTTGTGGTTGAGGCTTACGTCAATGGCGCGGGCCGTGTCTACGACTTCCACATCGTCTCCGGCCCTCAGGATCCTGCGACCCGTTCGGCTCTGTCGAGCCTGCTGCTGTTCAGCGTCTTTGAGCCGGCGCGGGTCTTTGGAGAGCCGGTACGTGGCGTGGTAGTGCTCTCCTTTGCCGGAGTGGATGTTCGCGGTTAA
- the rnc gene encoding ribonuclease III produces the protein MAKVEELLGYTFHRKPLLTLALTHSSLAYENAAEQAHDAGKASKIKKDRESGAKQDSESGGASDNEQLEFLGDAVLGLLVATSLYSRYPELNEGELTRLRANLVSRRHLGQIGASLQLGNYILLGKGEERSGGRKKTALLANCMEALMGALYLDGGLEAAANFVERTVVGPFCGELRQKLRGDGVIGDHKSALQELLQAQKSGTPEYVVKGESGPDHRKRFLVEVRLADQPVRSKALARGIGSTKKKAEQEAARRAFERLRQQTEALNPASEI, from the coding sequence TTGGCAAAGGTCGAAGAGCTTTTGGGGTATACCTTCCACAGGAAACCTCTGCTGACGCTGGCCCTGACCCATAGCTCCCTGGCATATGAAAATGCCGCCGAACAGGCCCACGATGCCGGCAAGGCATCCAAAATAAAGAAAGACCGCGAGAGCGGAGCAAAGCAAGACAGCGAGAGCGGCGGGGCCTCAGACAACGAGCAACTGGAGTTTCTGGGAGATGCCGTTCTCGGTTTACTGGTAGCGACCTCCCTATACTCACGCTATCCGGAGCTGAACGAAGGCGAGTTGACCCGCTTACGCGCGAATCTGGTCAGCCGCAGGCACTTGGGCCAGATCGGAGCCTCGCTCCAACTCGGCAACTACATTCTGCTGGGCAAGGGCGAAGAACGCAGCGGAGGCAGAAAAAAAACAGCCCTGCTGGCCAATTGCATGGAAGCCCTGATGGGTGCACTCTATCTGGACGGCGGGTTGGAAGCTGCAGCAAACTTCGTGGAGCGCACCGTAGTTGGGCCATTCTGCGGGGAGTTGCGCCAGAAGCTGCGCGGCGACGGAGTCATCGGCGACCACAAATCCGCTCTGCAGGAGCTGCTGCAGGCACAGAAGAGCGGGACGCCGGAGTACGTGGTCAAGGGTGAAAGCGGTCCCGACCATCGCAAACGCTTCCTGGTAGAGGTTCGGCTTGCTGACCAGCCGGTTCGCAGCAAGGCGCTTGCGCGTGGCATCGGATCGACGAAAAAGAAGGCCGAGCAAGAAGCTGCGCGGCGCGCTTTTGAACGATTGCGCCAGCAGACCGAGGCCCTAAACCCAGCGTCGGAGATATAG
- the lepB gene encoding signal peptidase I, producing the protein MSEQQSSEFPDSYSPAQTETPTVAGTVAPVPLPPQPEIIFPSPLETFASLMGIIVIALFLLTFVVQPFRIPSESMEKTLLVGDFLLVNKAIYGPNGHWGEVLPYQQVHRGDIVVFHFPLDPSDHVVKRVAGLPGDRIHLDHGQLFVNGAPVSEPYAVFEDISHDSFRDQFPAQIYTDPGVDTHWWMQMRKDVRNGELIVPQDSYFVLGDNRDHSRDSRYWGFVPMQNIVGRPFVIYFSLRRPSATEAMQDDRLGHGKVPAKDVVSFARWNRMFRVVR; encoded by the coding sequence TTGAGCGAGCAGCAGTCATCCGAGTTTCCGGACTCCTACTCCCCCGCGCAGACCGAGACGCCCACGGTCGCAGGCACGGTCGCGCCTGTGCCGCTTCCGCCTCAACCTGAGATCATCTTCCCCAGCCCGCTGGAGACCTTTGCCTCCCTGATGGGCATCATTGTCATTGCACTCTTTTTACTCACGTTCGTGGTCCAGCCCTTCCGCATCCCGTCCGAGTCGATGGAAAAGACCCTACTCGTAGGCGACTTTCTGCTGGTGAACAAGGCCATCTACGGGCCGAATGGCCACTGGGGAGAGGTGCTGCCCTATCAGCAGGTACACCGCGGGGATATCGTCGTCTTCCACTTCCCGCTCGATCCCAGCGATCACGTGGTCAAGCGGGTCGCGGGTCTTCCGGGGGATCGAATCCACCTCGACCACGGACAGTTGTTCGTCAACGGCGCACCGGTCTCGGAGCCGTATGCGGTCTTTGAAGACATAAGCCACGATAGCTTCCGCGACCAGTTCCCCGCGCAGATCTATACCGATCCCGGCGTGGATACGCACTGGTGGATGCAGATGCGCAAGGACGTACGCAACGGAGAGCTTATCGTCCCGCAGGACTCCTACTTCGTTCTCGGAGACAATCGCGACCATAGCCGCGACAGCCGGTACTGGGGATTCGTGCCCATGCAGAACATCGTCGGCAGGCCATTCGTGATCTACTTTTCGCTGCGCCGTCCGTCGGCAACCGAAGCAATGCAGGATGATAGACTTGGACACGGGAAAGTTCCGGCAAAGGACGTCGTAAGTTTTGCCCGCTGGAACAGAATGTTCCGGGTTGTGCGTTAA